Proteins co-encoded in one Bacillus sp. FSL H8-0547 genomic window:
- a CDS encoding heme A synthase, protein MHRALKGIGVLTTLVMLLVLLGGALVTKTESGAGCGDSWPLCHGELIPSEITPELVIELSHRVVSGLAGILVLLLAVTSWIKIGHKRETKFLAALSFFFLILQALIGAAAVKWGQSDAVLALHFGISLISFASVLLLTLLIFEVDKKFDTESLIIDKRMKFHSIGIICYTYIVVYTGAFVRHKGASLACPEWPMCSNRPYGLPGTLHEWIQMGHRFAAALIFVWVAYAAYTAVKHYKHQKAVYYGWIIAFALISMQVASGALVVLTGLNLGVALAHALIISCLFGVLSYFILLISRNRINREALKNKEDKKAI, encoded by the coding sequence TTGCATCGAGCATTAAAAGGAATTGGTGTGCTCACAACACTAGTGATGCTTCTTGTGCTTTTAGGGGGAGCACTCGTCACAAAAACGGAATCCGGCGCAGGATGCGGAGATTCCTGGCCGCTCTGCCACGGAGAACTGATTCCGTCTGAAATTACCCCGGAGCTTGTCATTGAGCTCAGCCACAGGGTTGTCAGCGGACTTGCGGGCATTCTTGTCCTGCTGTTGGCTGTAACTTCCTGGATCAAAATCGGACATAAGAGGGAAACGAAATTTCTGGCTGCTCTTTCTTTCTTTTTCCTGATTCTTCAGGCGCTTATTGGTGCAGCCGCAGTAAAATGGGGACAATCTGATGCCGTTCTTGCCCTGCATTTCGGTATTTCTCTTATCTCTTTTGCATCAGTGCTGCTGCTCACCCTGCTGATTTTTGAAGTAGACAAAAAGTTTGATACAGAGTCCCTTATTATTGATAAAAGGATGAAATTCCACAGCATCGGCATCATCTGCTACACATATATCGTGGTCTATACAGGTGCATTTGTCAGACATAAGGGGGCAAGCCTCGCATGTCCGGAATGGCCGATGTGCAGCAACAGGCCATACGGGCTGCCTGGAACTCTGCATGAGTGGATTCAGATGGGCCACAGATTTGCAGCTGCTCTGATTTTTGTTTGGGTGGCATATGCTGCTTATACCGCAGTTAAGCACTATAAACATCAGAAAGCTGTCTATTATGGATGGATCATAGCGTTTGCCCTTATTTCCATGCAGGTCGCATCAGGCGCGCTTGTCGTATTAACCGGGCTGAACCTTGGCGTTGCCCTGGCCCACGCACTTATTATTTCCTGTCTGTTCGGAGTGCTGAGCTATTTCATTCTGCTGATCAGCCGCAACCGGATAAACCGTGAGGCTTTGAAGAATAAAGAAGATAAGAAAGCCATATAA
- the coxB gene encoding cytochrome c oxidase subunit II, with product MEKRLTKFRLVAVFAMLTLVLAGCGEPYLSALQPAGEVADMQYSLMILSTLIMVIVIAVVTVIFIYVVVKFRQRKGEENKIPEQVEGSHKLEIIWTVIPILLLLVLAVPVVSATFELADVKAMDKKDRKPEDAVVVNVRANLYWWEFEYPDYGIITSQDLVVPTDERVYFNLIASDVKHSFWVPSAGGKMDTNTENVNKFWLNFDGDRAEQAGEYFYGKCAELCGPSHALMDFKVETKSKEEFVQWAEEMKNAKAVASSDLAKEGEKLFQEKSCIGCHAVTPVDERPEQARTAPNLASFGERSRVAGILPHNEENIRNWLKDPEQYKPGNKMTKTYPELNDQELDALTEYLSGLKVEAK from the coding sequence ATGGAAAAGAGGCTGACAAAATTTCGTCTCGTTGCCGTATTTGCAATGCTGACACTTGTCCTAGCCGGCTGTGGTGAACCATATCTTTCCGCTCTTCAACCAGCTGGTGAAGTAGCGGATATGCAGTACTCGCTTATGATTTTGAGTACACTCATCATGGTCATTGTAATCGCAGTCGTAACTGTGATCTTCATTTATGTGGTTGTGAAGTTCAGACAGCGCAAAGGTGAGGAAAATAAAATTCCCGAGCAAGTAGAGGGAAGTCATAAACTGGAAATCATTTGGACTGTTATTCCTATTCTTTTACTGCTTGTGCTGGCGGTTCCTGTAGTATCTGCAACATTTGAGCTTGCAGACGTCAAGGCAATGGATAAAAAAGACCGCAAGCCTGAAGATGCAGTCGTTGTAAACGTAAGAGCAAACCTTTACTGGTGGGAATTTGAGTATCCTGACTACGGGATCATCACGAGCCAGGATTTAGTTGTGCCGACAGATGAAAGGGTTTACTTTAACCTGATTGCTTCTGATGTTAAACATTCATTCTGGGTGCCTTCTGCAGGCGGAAAAATGGATACAAACACGGAGAATGTGAATAAATTCTGGCTTAATTTTGACGGTGACCGCGCTGAGCAGGCCGGAGAATACTTCTACGGAAAATGTGCTGAGCTTTGCGGACCTTCACACGCTTTGATGGATTTTAAAGTTGAAACAAAATCCAAGGAAGAGTTTGTTCAGTGGGCTGAAGAAATGAAGAATGCCAAAGCTGTTGCATCTTCTGACCTTGCTAAAGAAGGAGAGAAGCTGTTCCAGGAAAAAAGCTGTATCGGCTGTCACGCTGTCACTCCGGTGGATGAGCGTCCTGAACAGGCAAGAACTGCTCCCAACCTTGCAAGCTTCGGCGAGCGTTCACGAGTTGCAGGAATTCTTCCTCATAATGAAGAGAACATCAGAAACTGGCTGAAAGATCCTGAACAGTACAAACCGGGCAATAAAATGACAAAAACATACCCGGAACTGAATGATCAGGAACTTGATGCTCTTACAGAATACTTAAGCGGCTTGAAGGTAGAAGCCAAATAA
- the ctaD gene encoding cytochrome c oxidase subunit I, giving the protein MSTLTQKKGFGAVLWDYLTTVDHKKIAILYLVSGGFFFLVGGLEAMLIRIQLAVPDNDFISAGLYNEVLTMHGTTMIFLAAMPLIFAFMNAVVPIQIGARDVAFPFLNSLGFWLFFFGGLFLNMGWFLGGAPDAGWTNYASLALNSPGHGIDFYLLGLQISGFGTLIAGINFLATIINMRAPGMTYMRMPLFTWTTFVASALILFAFPPLTVGLAIMMFDRIFGTGFFVPELGGNTIIWEHLFWIFGHPEVYILILPAFGIFSDVLPHFSKKRLFGYSSMVFATVLIGFLGFMVWAHHMFTTGLGPIANAIFAVATMAIAVPTGIKIFNWMFTMWGGSIRFTVPMIWSVAFIPTFVMGGVTGIMLAAAPTDYQYHDTYFVVAHFHYVIVGGVVMGLFAGLHYWWPKMFGKMLGEKLGVVTFVLFFTGFHLTFFIQHFLGLMGMPRRIFTFLPGQGLEMGNFISTVGAFLMAAGTIVLLWNIIISSIKGEKAAGDAWGDGRNLEWAVSSPAPEYNFKQTPLVRGLDALWVERMEGNKGMTPAEPLGDIHMPNGSILPLIMSFGLFVAAFGLLYHSEHAWGVPVIIIGFAITLGCMFLRSVIDDHGYHIHKEDLMNDDNDKGVKA; this is encoded by the coding sequence GTGAGTACGTTAACTCAGAAAAAAGGGTTCGGCGCAGTTCTCTGGGACTACCTGACAACGGTAGACCATAAGAAAATCGCCATCCTTTACCTGGTTTCCGGCGGCTTCTTCTTCCTCGTGGGAGGTCTGGAAGCGATGCTGATCCGTATTCAGCTCGCTGTACCGGATAATGATTTCATCTCAGCCGGACTATATAATGAAGTTTTAACCATGCATGGAACAACCATGATTTTCCTGGCAGCCATGCCGCTGATTTTTGCATTTATGAATGCGGTGGTTCCTATTCAAATCGGAGCCCGCGATGTTGCATTTCCTTTTTTAAACTCTCTTGGCTTCTGGCTTTTCTTCTTTGGAGGATTGTTCCTGAACATGGGATGGTTTTTAGGAGGAGCTCCTGATGCAGGCTGGACGAACTATGCGTCGCTTGCTCTTAATTCACCTGGACACGGAATCGATTTTTATCTATTAGGTCTCCAGATATCAGGATTTGGAACACTGATTGCCGGGATTAACTTCCTTGCAACCATCATCAATATGCGCGCACCAGGAATGACTTACATGCGCATGCCGCTGTTTACATGGACAACGTTTGTAGCATCTGCACTTATCTTGTTCGCTTTCCCGCCGCTTACAGTCGGCCTTGCTATTATGATGTTTGACCGCATTTTCGGAACAGGGTTCTTCGTTCCTGAACTAGGCGGAAATACAATCATCTGGGAGCATTTATTCTGGATCTTCGGACATCCTGAGGTTTACATCCTGATTCTTCCTGCATTCGGAATTTTCTCTGATGTCCTTCCTCATTTTTCCAAAAAGCGTCTTTTCGGATACTCTTCCATGGTATTCGCAACTGTACTTATCGGCTTTTTAGGATTCATGGTATGGGCGCATCACATGTTTACAACCGGTCTCGGACCGATTGCAAATGCAATTTTCGCGGTTGCCACAATGGCAATTGCTGTTCCTACAGGCATTAAGATCTTCAACTGGATGTTTACAATGTGGGGCGGAAGCATCCGCTTTACCGTTCCGATGATCTGGTCTGTAGCATTCATCCCGACGTTTGTAATGGGCGGAGTAACAGGAATCATGCTTGCTGCTGCTCCTACAGATTATCAGTATCATGACACGTATTTCGTTGTAGCCCATTTCCACTACGTTATTGTAGGCGGAGTTGTCATGGGATTATTTGCAGGCCTTCACTACTGGTGGCCGAAAATGTTTGGAAAAATGCTCGGAGAAAAGCTTGGCGTCGTTACATTTGTCCTGTTCTTTACAGGATTCCATTTAACTTTCTTTATTCAGCATTTCCTTGGACTGATGGGGATGCCGCGCCGTATATTCACATTCCTGCCTGGCCAGGGACTTGAAATGGGTAATTTTATCAGTACAGTCGGTGCATTCCTGATGGCAGCCGGAACAATCGTATTGCTCTGGAACATCATTATTTCATCGATTAAAGGTGAAAAAGCTGCAGGAGATGCATGGGGAGACGGGCGCAACCTTGAGTGGGCCGTTTCATCGCCGGCACCTGAATACAACTTCAAACAAACTCCGCTTGTACGCGGGCTTGATGCACTGTGGGTAGAAAGAATGGAAGGCAATAAAGGAATGACTCCAGCCGAGCCGCTTGGCGATATTCATATGCCTAACGGATCGATTCTTCCTTTGATCATGTCTTTTGGATTGTTCGTTGCTGCATTCGGACTGCTTTATCATTCAGAACACGCATGGGGCGTTCCGGTTATTATTATCGGATTTGCCATTACTCTTGGCTGTATGTTCCTGCGTTCTGTCATTGATGATCACGGTTATCACATCCACAAAGAAGATTTGATGAATGATGATAACGATAAGGGGGTAAAGGCATAA
- the cyoE gene encoding heme o synthase, giving the protein MPDSRTSKETGFGEVVYESTVLKDFLSLIKMGIVNSNLITAFTGIWLALYFNGLSFLGNIDTVLYALSGSALVIAGSCAINNFYDRDIDHIMERTKTRPTVTGRMNPVQALWIGVLLLAFGFIMLSMTTAAATLIGLIGVITYVFLYTMWTKRHYTLNTVVGSISGAVPPLIGWAAVDADLSVTAWVLFLIMFIWQPPHFLALAMKRVEEYRAAGIPMLPVIHGFAVTKRQMMVWVICLLPLPFYLFQLGAAFIILATALNLGWLVLAVSGIKAKDDLKWAKWMFIYSLNYLTILFVAMVLFTIN; this is encoded by the coding sequence GTGCCTGATTCAAGGACCTCGAAAGAAACAGGATTCGGTGAAGTAGTTTATGAATCAACCGTCTTAAAAGACTTTTTGAGCCTTATTAAAATGGGAATCGTCAATTCCAATTTAATCACCGCGTTCACTGGCATCTGGCTTGCGCTGTATTTTAACGGGCTAAGTTTTCTCGGCAATATTGACACAGTTCTGTATGCGCTGTCAGGATCCGCTCTTGTGATTGCAGGATCTTGTGCCATCAACAACTTTTATGACCGTGACATAGACCATATTATGGAGCGGACAAAGACGAGACCGACTGTCACAGGCAGAATGAATCCAGTTCAGGCACTGTGGATTGGTGTTTTATTGCTTGCATTCGGATTTATCATGCTCTCCATGACAACGGCAGCAGCAACGCTTATCGGGTTGATCGGCGTAATTACATACGTCTTTTTATATACAATGTGGACAAAACGCCACTATACGCTGAATACAGTTGTCGGCAGCATCTCCGGTGCCGTTCCTCCTCTCATTGGATGGGCAGCTGTTGATGCAGACCTCAGTGTGACGGCATGGGTATTGTTCTTGATCATGTTTATCTGGCAGCCGCCGCATTTTCTCGCTCTCGCAATGAAGCGGGTTGAGGAATACCGGGCAGCCGGGATACCAATGCTGCCTGTCATTCACGGATTTGCTGTTACAAAAAGGCAAATGATGGTCTGGGTAATCTGTCTATTGCCTTTGCCGTTTTACTTGTTTCAGCTTGGTGCAGCATTCATTATTCTGGCAACTGCCCTGAACCTCGGCTGGCTAGTGCTTGCCGTGTCCGGCATAAAGGCTAAGGATGACCTGAAATGGGCAAAGTGGATGTTTATTTATTCGCTGAACTACTTAACGATCCTTTTTGTGGCGATGGTACTTTTCACGATCAACTAG